A section of the Paenibacillus odorifer genome encodes:
- a CDS encoding TetR/AcrR family transcriptional regulator, with protein sequence MEKKNFRTITITDIVTLADLNRGTFYKHYQTKEELLNELIDDVLEDLIKAYKEPYLHTDKFIVSELTTSSIKIFEHVVSYSNFYTIIINSNVLPGFQNRICDLLKELTKRDLVAVNNTNTNVNIELFSSYTAYALFGLIIEWVKGGFKYTANHMAEQLIEILSFNSHNVIINTSNQPIKQNSIPVNGD encoded by the coding sequence ATGGAAAAAAAGAATTTCCGCACCATTACGATAACCGATATCGTTACCCTTGCCGATTTAAACCGCGGAACCTTCTATAAACATTATCAAACCAAAGAAGAACTTCTGAATGAGCTAATTGATGATGTGTTGGAGGATTTAATTAAGGCTTATAAAGAACCCTATCTTCATACCGATAAATTTATAGTTAGTGAGCTGACCACCTCGAGCATCAAGATTTTTGAACATGTGGTCTCTTACTCTAATTTTTATACCATCATTATAAATTCCAATGTTCTGCCAGGGTTCCAAAATAGGATTTGCGACCTCTTAAAGGAGCTCACCAAGCGGGACTTAGTCGCAGTTAATAACACTAATACCAATGTTAATATCGAATTGTTTTCCAGTTATACCGCCTATGCTCTATTTGGATTAATCATAGAATGGGTAAAAGGCGGATTTAAATATACAGCTAACCATATGGCAGAGCAGCTGATTGAGATTCTGTCTTTTAATTCACATAATGTGATCATCAATACTTCAAATCAACCGATTAAACAGAATTCCATCCCTGTTAACGGCGACTGA
- a CDS encoding carbohydrate-binding domain-containing protein, producing MDKYITGSKVGILLLCALLMSACSTNSTTTQSEAAGTAAASGTTITQNGAATGVQLASAKLSDLVTFDEEDSNTTWTADQSTEIALAGTSALVDGTGAESKDGSVTITAAGTYVLSGKLSDGQIVVNNQDEGSVHLVLNGVNITNSDSAAIDIKEAGKVIITLEDGTENSVSDGATYVYADETTDEPSAAIFSKADLTINGTGKLSVSANYNDGITSKDDLKIMGGTIEIKAADDGIVGKDLVAVQDGNISITAEGDGMKSTNDTETDKGFIAIAAGTFDITAGNDGIQAETSLVIDGGTYTLVTGGGNEKGEVKTGDQGQGMGMRGGRGQGTGDQAPGTTGTSIPETKPETMPETKPEVPTTEAPTTTTTATTTESETPSTKGLKAGGDISLNNGTFTIDSADDAVHSNSNIAIADGEFNIKTGDDGIHADALVAISGGKIDITKSYEGIEGANIEISGGEAHVVASDDGVNVAGGNDEATVGGGPQEQDQFSDSASNMLTISGGTLTVDASGDGLDSNGSITMSGGTVIVNGPTNSGNGALDFDGSFEQSGGILVAAGSSGMAQAPSDTSSQHAVSMTFPQTQEAGTLVHLEDSEGNTILTFAPSKSYQTVVISSPDLKDGGSYTLYSGGTSTGSEANGLYTDGEYTGGTKVVAFEITSSVTWLNESGVTTANTNQGPGGGGGNRRP from the coding sequence ATGGATAAATATATAACCGGAAGTAAAGTAGGAATCTTGCTATTGTGTGCATTACTTATGTCGGCTTGCAGCACCAATTCCACAACAACACAGTCTGAAGCGGCGGGTACAGCAGCAGCCTCGGGAACAACGATAACTCAGAACGGGGCTGCCACGGGAGTACAACTGGCAAGCGCCAAATTGTCCGATCTGGTGACGTTCGATGAAGAGGATTCTAATACAACTTGGACGGCTGACCAATCGACGGAAATTGCTTTGGCTGGAACAAGTGCGCTTGTTGACGGCACCGGGGCTGAGTCTAAGGATGGCTCAGTGACAATTACTGCAGCAGGAACTTATGTGCTGTCTGGTAAGCTGAGTGATGGACAGATTGTAGTTAATAATCAGGATGAAGGTAGTGTGCACTTGGTACTGAACGGTGTGAACATCACGAACAGCGATAGTGCTGCAATTGATATTAAAGAAGCGGGCAAAGTAATCATTACCTTGGAAGACGGGACGGAGAACTCCGTATCTGATGGAGCAACTTACGTGTATGCCGATGAAACTACAGATGAACCAAGTGCGGCTATCTTCAGTAAAGCGGATTTAACGATTAATGGTACCGGGAAGCTGTCTGTTTCCGCTAACTATAATGACGGAATTACGAGCAAGGACGATCTGAAAATTATGGGTGGCACTATTGAAATTAAGGCTGCCGATGACGGGATTGTAGGTAAAGATCTTGTCGCTGTACAAGACGGAAATATCAGCATAACGGCAGAAGGCGATGGTATGAAATCAACCAACGATACTGAGACGGACAAAGGCTTCATAGCAATAGCAGCAGGAACATTTGATATTACGGCTGGTAATGATGGAATTCAAGCTGAGACTTCACTTGTAATAGATGGCGGAACATACACCTTAGTTACGGGTGGGGGCAACGAGAAGGGTGAAGTGAAAACAGGTGATCAAGGGCAAGGTATGGGCATGAGAGGTGGCCGAGGTCAGGGAACAGGGGATCAAGCACCAGGAACAACAGGAACCTCAATACCTGAAACAAAACCAGAGACGATGCCAGAAACAAAACCGGAGGTACCAACAACGGAAGCACCAACAACGACAACAACGGCAACAACTACAGAATCGGAAACACCAAGTACTAAAGGATTGAAGGCTGGAGGAGATATTAGCTTAAACAACGGAACCTTTACCATCGATTCTGCTGATGATGCAGTGCACAGCAACAGTAACATTGCTATAGCTGATGGAGAATTCAACATCAAAACTGGCGACGATGGAATCCATGCGGATGCCTTGGTGGCGATATCTGGTGGCAAAATTGATATTACGAAGAGCTACGAAGGGATTGAAGGAGCAAACATCGAGATTTCCGGTGGCGAGGCTCATGTGGTTGCTTCTGATGATGGAGTGAATGTAGCAGGAGGTAACGATGAGGCGACTGTAGGCGGCGGCCCTCAGGAGCAGGATCAATTCAGCGATTCTGCTAGCAATATGCTAACGATTAGTGGAGGAACACTAACGGTGGATGCTTCAGGTGACGGGCTGGATTCGAACGGCTCCATCACAATGTCGGGTGGCACGGTTATTGTCAATGGACCTACCAATAGCGGTAACGGTGCACTTGATTTCGACGGTAGCTTTGAACAGAGTGGAGGAATTTTGGTGGCTGCGGGAAGTTCGGGCATGGCACAAGCACCGTCTGACACCTCTAGCCAACATGCAGTGAGCATGACTTTCCCTCAGACCCAGGAGGCTGGAACCTTGGTTCATCTAGAGGACAGCGAAGGCAACACAATCCTGACCTTTGCTCCTTCGAAGAGCTATCAAACGGTGGTGATTAGTTCACCGGATCTGAAGGACGGAGGTTCTTACACCCTCTACTCGGGAGGTACCTCGACTGGTAGTGAAGCGAACGGACTGTATACGGATGGTGAATACACAGGAGGAACAAAAGTAGTAGCGTTCGAAATTACCAGCAGCGTAACTTGGCTAAATGAATCAGGAGTAACAACCGCAAACACTAATCAAGGTCCAGGTGGCGGTGGTGGAAACAGAAGACCTTAG
- a CDS encoding DUF4956 domain-containing protein: MLDSLFTVATSTELTFTNALLTIFIAIVLGGIISYTYMKTNASGYSQSFTLTMVLLPVIVAIIILLIGSNVARAFSLAGAFSIIRFRSAPGDPKDITFVLFTMASGLACGVGSFGYAVLFTLILCALMFILNRTNFGVRTTSQKTLKVTIPESLGYEEAFAEVFNKYNVGYELKKIRTTELGSLYELVYAVTLGEAVNQKEFLDAIRTRNGNLDLSLTMTPTVNDY, translated from the coding sequence ATGCTTGATTCATTATTTACCGTAGCAACTAGTACAGAGTTAACGTTTACCAACGCACTGCTAACTATTTTTATAGCTATTGTTCTTGGCGGAATCATTAGCTACACCTATATGAAGACGAATGCCAGCGGCTATTCGCAAAGCTTCACACTGACGATGGTACTGCTGCCCGTAATTGTGGCAATCATCATTTTGCTTATCGGCAGTAATGTTGCCAGAGCTTTCAGTCTTGCCGGGGCGTTCTCCATCATTCGCTTTAGAAGTGCGCCGGGCGATCCGAAGGATATCACATTTGTTTTGTTCACCATGGCTTCTGGACTTGCCTGCGGAGTGGGTTCCTTTGGATATGCAGTTTTGTTCACCCTTATCCTATGTGCCCTTATGTTTATCCTTAACCGGACTAACTTTGGCGTAAGAACAACGTCGCAAAAAACATTAAAGGTAACCATCCCGGAGAGTCTGGGATATGAGGAAGCCTTCGCTGAAGTATTCAATAAATATAATGTTGGGTACGAGCTTAAAAAGATTAGAACAACTGAGCTTGGCAGTTTATATGAGCTGGTCTACGCTGTAACGCTGGGTGAGGCTGTGAACCAGAAGGAATTTTTGGATGCGATTCGTACCCGGAACGGTAATTTAGACCTCTCGCTGACCATGACTCCAACTGTTAATGACTATTAA
- a CDS encoding polyphosphate polymerase domain-containing protein, whose amino-acid sequence MAIEVFNRYENKYLLDNEAYYKFYNQLLEYMELDDFNKQHEFYSITNLYYDTEHNTLIRNSLAKPKYKEKLRLRAYGVPNQDTKVYLEIKKKVFGLVNKRRTSLKLNEAYDFVATGMEPEFKDYMNKQVIEEIKYFLTRYDLQPKVYLSYDRKALFCKNNRDLRITFDTNIRSRRYDLKMEQGVHGEPLLEPGQWLMEVKAENTIPVWLARMLSEHQMYRTSFSKYGNEYKKMLKNSKTERESALYA is encoded by the coding sequence ATGGCGATTGAGGTATTCAACCGTTATGAGAACAAATATTTGTTGGACAACGAAGCCTACTATAAATTTTATAACCAATTGCTTGAATACATGGAACTGGACGATTTCAACAAGCAACATGAGTTTTACTCCATAACCAACTTATATTATGACACGGAGCACAACACCCTGATTCGTAACAGTCTTGCGAAGCCCAAGTACAAAGAGAAGCTTCGTTTAAGAGCTTACGGTGTTCCAAATCAAGATACGAAGGTGTATCTGGAAATCAAGAAGAAGGTATTTGGTCTTGTTAATAAAAGAAGAACGTCGCTTAAATTAAACGAGGCTTATGATTTTGTCGCCACCGGTATGGAACCGGAATTCAAGGATTACATGAATAAACAGGTGATTGAAGAGATCAAATATTTTCTGACACGCTATGATTTGCAGCCCAAGGTGTATCTGTCTTATGACCGAAAAGCATTGTTCTGTAAAAACAATCGCGATCTAAGAATTACATTCGATACAAATATTCGCAGCCGCCGGTACGATCTGAAGATGGAGCAGGGTGTTCATGGCGAACCCTTGCTGGAGCCGGGGCAGTGGCTTATGGAAGTAAAGGCTGAGAACACGATTCCGGTCTGGCTGGCCAGAATGCTCTCAGAGCATCAAATGTACCGTACAAGCTTCTCTAAGTACGGCAACGAATATAAAAAAATGCTGAAGAACAGTAAAACAGAACGGGAGAGTGCCCTCTATGCTTGA
- a CDS encoding response regulator transcription factor yields the protein MRILIVEDELHLAEALTQILKKHNYSVDAVHDGRSGLDYALSGIYDLLLLDIMLPEMDGVSVLKMLRKKGIPTPVILLTAKGEITDMVTGLDYGADDYIAKPFSSEILLARIRAVLRRKGEVIPDDALKFGDIELNTSNLKLTVGGKEIKLNLKECELLELLILRKQAVTSKEQIIEKLWGFDSDAEHNNVEVYISFLRKKLTFLNSTVRISTIRNVGYVLEVTT from the coding sequence ATGAGAATATTAATAGTAGAAGACGAGCTTCATCTCGCTGAAGCCTTAACTCAAATATTAAAAAAACATAATTATTCGGTGGATGCAGTCCATGACGGCAGGTCGGGTCTGGATTATGCACTGAGTGGAATCTATGATTTGCTGCTGCTCGACATTATGCTGCCTGAGATGGATGGGGTTAGCGTCCTCAAGATGCTGCGAAAAAAGGGGATACCCACTCCCGTTATCCTGCTTACTGCAAAGGGTGAGATTACAGATATGGTCACTGGGCTGGACTATGGGGCTGACGATTATATCGCCAAACCTTTTTCCTCAGAGATCTTATTGGCAAGAATAAGGGCTGTACTAAGACGTAAAGGCGAGGTGATACCGGATGATGCTTTAAAGTTCGGGGATATTGAACTGAATACATCCAATCTGAAGCTTACCGTGGGTGGCAAAGAGATCAAGCTCAATCTAAAGGAATGTGAACTATTGGAGCTTCTTATCTTGAGGAAACAAGCCGTAACCTCCAAAGAACAAATTATTGAGAAGCTGTGGGGCTTCGATTCTGATGCTGAGCACAATAATGTAGAGGTGTATATTTCTTTTTTGAGAAAAAAACTGACCTTCTTAAATTCGACCGTACGTATTAGTACGATCAGAAACGTAGGGTATGTATTAGAGGTGACGACCTAA
- a CDS encoding sensor histidine kinase: MFTKLRNRFLIVNLVTISVIMLVAFISIYVITYQDVQNNIQMDLHRIMENYKSPGGDTGRMGSTKGSSQLPHADNKRMDNGTPPPERSVSFMLKIDTASNLIGKDSKFTMDDEFYNTALQEALSAGKDTGRFTLDSSKWIFNIQHTSDGAMLVFLDITAEQKILTNLIYTFSVVGSVMLIILYFASRFFANRSIAPVKEAFEKQKQFIADASHELKTPLTIINTNADVLLSNSDDTIHNQSKWLHYIKSETERMTSLTNDLLYLTEMDDSRSRMIYSKFNLSDVVENIILTMEAVIFEKHISLEYDIEPDLTVLGNSEQIKQVIMILLDNAVKYSNPKGSVTLSLKKQHNDMVLAVTNTGEGIAPEHLASIFDRFYRTNASRARKQGGYGLGLAIAKSIVEQHKGKIYAKSFVGESTTFYVHLS; encoded by the coding sequence ATGTTCACGAAGCTCAGAAATCGGTTTCTTATTGTTAACTTAGTCACTATCTCGGTGATCATGCTGGTGGCCTTCATCTCGATTTATGTAATTACGTACCAAGATGTCCAAAACAATATTCAGATGGATCTTCACAGAATCATGGAAAACTACAAGTCTCCCGGTGGTGATACAGGACGAATGGGCTCAACTAAGGGAAGTTCCCAGTTACCCCATGCTGATAATAAACGTATGGATAACGGGACTCCACCTCCTGAACGGTCAGTCTCATTTATGCTGAAGATAGATACAGCGTCGAACCTCATAGGGAAAGATTCCAAATTTACTATGGACGATGAATTTTATAATACGGCTCTGCAAGAAGCGCTAAGTGCCGGTAAAGATACCGGAAGGTTCACCTTGGATAGCAGCAAATGGATCTTCAACATCCAGCATACGAGTGATGGGGCGATGCTTGTATTTCTGGACATCACTGCAGAGCAAAAAATCCTCACCAATTTAATCTATACCTTCTCTGTAGTTGGTTCGGTGATGCTGATTATCTTGTACTTCGCTAGCCGCTTTTTTGCTAATCGTTCAATTGCGCCGGTAAAGGAGGCTTTTGAGAAACAGAAACAATTTATTGCGGATGCTTCCCATGAGTTAAAGACGCCGTTGACCATTATTAACACCAATGCGGATGTTCTCCTGTCCAACAGTGATGACACCATTCACAATCAGTCCAAGTGGCTGCACTATATCAAATCGGAAACAGAGAGAATGACCAGCCTGACCAATGATCTGCTGTACCTGACCGAGATGGACGATTCCAGATCGAGAATGATTTATTCGAAATTCAATCTGAGCGACGTGGTTGAAAATATCATTTTAACGATGGAAGCTGTAATCTTTGAGAAGCATATCTCCCTTGAATATGACATCGAGCCTGATCTGACAGTGCTAGGCAATAGTGAACAGATCAAACAAGTGATTATGATCCTCTTGGACAATGCTGTAAAATATTCGAACCCTAAAGGCTCAGTCACCTTATCCCTTAAAAAACAGCATAATGACATGGTGTTAGCAGTCACTAATACGGGGGAGGGCATTGCACCGGAGCACTTAGCGAGCATCTTTGACCGATTCTACCGTACAAATGCCTCCCGGGCGCGTAAACAAGGGGGATATGGCCTAGGACTGGCGATTGCCAAATCCATTGTTGAACAGCATAAAGGAAAAATTTATGCCAAAAGTTTCGTCGGCGAGTCCACCACGTTTTACGTACATCTTTCATAA
- a CDS encoding class I SAM-dependent methyltransferase, which translates to MNSKEIFSNRVDSYVKYRPSYPGEAINYLYNTIGLQPNCDIADIGAGTGIFSALLLERGSCVTAVEPNPEMRRAAEEKFAKDNHFSVSPGSAEHTELSDQSMDFIVCAQAFHWFDRDATQLEFKRILKPGGKVILIWNSRLTYGTPFLEEYEQLLQTFGTNYTQVNHKNITPEILSSFFKKGQMQVAHFSNQQVFDLEGLSGRLRSSSYTPVPGDPSYENMMTELRNIFERNNQSGQVFFDYKTEIYWGEV; encoded by the coding sequence ATGAATAGCAAAGAAATATTTTCTAATCGGGTAGATTCGTATGTGAAATATCGGCCGAGCTATCCTGGAGAAGCCATTAATTATTTGTACAATACTATTGGGCTCCAACCTAATTGTGATATTGCTGATATTGGTGCAGGAACAGGAATATTCTCAGCATTACTTCTGGAGCGCGGGAGTTGTGTGACTGCCGTTGAACCCAATCCGGAAATGCGTAGAGCTGCGGAAGAGAAGTTCGCAAAGGATAACCATTTCTCTGTATCGCCGGGGTCTGCTGAACATACAGAATTATCAGATCAGTCGATGGATTTTATAGTATGCGCCCAAGCGTTTCACTGGTTTGATAGGGACGCAACGCAATTGGAATTCAAGCGGATTCTAAAACCGGGTGGAAAAGTTATTCTGATATGGAATTCCCGGCTTACTTACGGTACCCCATTTCTGGAGGAATATGAGCAGCTACTGCAGACCTTCGGCACGAACTACACTCAAGTTAATCATAAGAACATTACCCCTGAGATCCTTAGCTCCTTTTTCAAGAAAGGACAGATGCAAGTAGCGCATTTTAGCAATCAGCAGGTGTTTGATTTGGAGGGCTTAAGCGGGCGGCTTCGATCGTCTTCCTACACTCCGGTCCCCGGAGATCCAAGCTATGAGAATATGATGACTGAGCTGCGGAATATATTTGAACGAAATAACCAGAGTGGGCAAGTGTTTTTTGATTATAAGACCGAAATTTATTGGGGCGAAGTGTAA
- a CDS encoding phosphatidate cytidylyltransferase — protein sequence MDRSLLTIILIFAALSAIHLMYVVIGKLQPNKDYTGIGFRIKTWWGMLFIFCLATLFNPVVSLLSLMVLCFFALKEYFSMMKSRKSDRRLFLWAYLSIPLQFYWIYIEWYGMFIVFIPVYVFLLLPLPRMINKGTVGFMRSVSSTQWGLMLMVFGLSHLAYFQFATPEYGAGLVLFLVVLTQLNDVVHYLASLYVGKRKIVPTANPYLTWEGFAFAFVITTGVSYLIYPYLTPLNPIFGLLSGMLVSLSGFFGSLTVSVLKRDLLIGDGDKFVALKQSHLSRIDSLTYTSPVFFHVIRYFFDFM from the coding sequence ATCGACCGCTCTTTATTAACTATAATTCTTATCTTTGCGGCCCTATCGGCCATTCACTTGATGTATGTAGTTATAGGGAAGCTACAGCCAAATAAAGATTATACGGGCATTGGCTTTCGCATCAAGACGTGGTGGGGAATGCTTTTTATCTTTTGCCTAGCTACCCTATTTAATCCCGTCGTCTCTCTTCTTTCTCTCATGGTGCTCTGCTTCTTTGCACTGAAGGAGTATTTCTCCATGATGAAATCACGAAAATCCGACCGCAGGCTATTTCTGTGGGCGTACTTATCCATTCCGTTACAGTTCTACTGGATTTATATCGAGTGGTACGGAATGTTTATTGTCTTCATCCCAGTTTATGTATTCTTGCTCCTACCACTGCCCAGAATGATTAATAAAGGCACGGTTGGTTTTATGCGTAGTGTCAGCTCCACGCAATGGGGGCTAATGCTGATGGTATTCGGGCTTAGTCACTTGGCCTACTTTCAATTTGCTACACCGGAGTATGGAGCCGGGCTTGTACTTTTTTTAGTAGTGCTAACGCAGCTCAATGATGTGGTCCACTATCTGGCATCACTTTATGTAGGGAAGCGTAAAATAGTTCCCACCGCCAATCCGTATTTGACTTGGGAGGGTTTCGCTTTCGCATTTGTCATCACGACAGGAGTTTCCTATCTAATTTATCCCTACCTGACGCCGCTCAACCCAATCTTCGGGTTACTGTCAGGCATGTTGGTCAGCTTGAGCGGCTTCTTTGGCAGTTTAACGGTTTCCGTGTTAAAGCGGGATCTGCTAATCGGCGATGGCGATAAATTCGTGGCTTTGAAGCAAAGCCATTTAAGCCGGATCGATAGCTTGACCTACACTTCACCGGTCTTTTTTCATGTCATTCGTTATTTTTTCGACTTCATGTAA
- a CDS encoding uracil-DNA glycosylase family protein: MDKLLMERNGKVEMYYAPHNEYINPSAKMIIIGLTPGFTQMGIAIQEAIIGLEAGLSDEEVCRTAKEAARFAGSMRNTLIHMLDTLKLHQHLNLTSCEELFQQQQTILHTSSLLRFPVFVDKKNYSGTQPKLLSNSFLRAQALSSLREELNILSRALIIPLGKTVESILQLLVSAGELDKQRCLWGFPHPSGANGHRYKQFASHQEQMMKILHNHSWKG; encoded by the coding sequence GTGGATAAGCTTCTAATGGAGCGTAATGGCAAGGTGGAAATGTATTATGCCCCCCATAATGAATACATTAATCCTTCTGCTAAGATGATCATTATAGGGTTAACGCCCGGGTTCACACAAATGGGCATAGCGATACAAGAAGCGATCATAGGTCTGGAAGCTGGTTTATCAGATGAAGAGGTATGTAGGACAGCGAAGGAAGCGGCGAGATTCGCAGGCTCCATGCGGAACACGTTAATTCATATGTTAGATACACTTAAACTGCATCAACACTTGAACCTAACCTCTTGTGAAGAACTATTTCAGCAGCAGCAGACGATCCTGCACACCAGCTCTTTATTGCGTTTTCCTGTGTTCGTGGATAAGAAAAATTATAGTGGGACCCAGCCCAAGCTACTTTCAAATTCATTCCTCAGGGCGCAGGCATTATCTTCCTTGCGTGAGGAGCTGAACATACTGAGCCGGGCCTTAATTATTCCCTTAGGAAAAACAGTGGAAAGTATACTTCAACTCCTTGTGTCCGCAGGTGAGCTAGATAAACAACGCTGCTTATGGGGATTTCCCCACCCCTCGGGCGCCAACGGACATCGATATAAGCAGTTCGCCAGCCATCAAGAACAGATGATGAAGATACTGCATAATCATTCATGGAAGGGCTGA
- a CDS encoding amidohydrolase: protein MLNASYWLTNIRLEQGYVIEDGQVAGTNTKICHLRIDGDKISEVVGADIELQSQLPKYDCKELLMLPSFEEAHIHLDKTYYGGPWRAVKPASSVFERIEEEKVLLPKLLPMARQQAESILTLIQGFGATHVRSHCNIEPVSGLQRLEATVQALNTFAGTISAEIVAFPQHGLLRSDSVQLVKQSLAEGATFVGGVDPYTVDGDIEKSLQTMVELAVMSNAGIDIHLHDGKEAGKKTLTRLADLTEEAGLQGKVTVSHAFWFAGAQQQEAEEVAKRMASLGMTIASTVPIGRMMMPLPMLHSQGVKVKLATDSLTDHWSPFGNGDQLEKAGRYAELYGCNDELALSQSLGFITGGLTPLDPKGEQVWPKVGDTASFVLLHASCSAEAVARRAQRQAVWYEGRLVSGSITNRDL from the coding sequence ATGTTGAATGCTTCTTACTGGTTAACCAATATAAGATTAGAACAAGGTTATGTTATTGAGGATGGGCAAGTAGCGGGTACGAATACGAAGATTTGTCATCTCCGCATTGACGGGGATAAGATATCAGAAGTTGTTGGAGCAGACATAGAGCTTCAGAGCCAGCTCCCGAAATATGACTGTAAAGAGTTGTTGATGTTGCCTTCTTTCGAAGAAGCACATATCCATTTAGATAAAACGTATTACGGTGGACCATGGAGAGCGGTAAAGCCTGCGTCCAGTGTTTTCGAACGGATTGAGGAAGAGAAGGTATTATTGCCTAAGCTGCTGCCCATGGCGAGACAACAAGCAGAGAGCATCCTGACGCTTATTCAGGGGTTTGGTGCCACACATGTGCGTAGCCATTGCAATATTGAGCCTGTCAGCGGTTTGCAGCGATTAGAGGCAACTGTACAAGCATTAAATACATTCGCGGGCACAATTTCAGCTGAAATTGTGGCGTTTCCCCAGCATGGCCTGCTGCGCTCGGATTCTGTGCAACTGGTAAAACAATCTCTGGCAGAGGGGGCAACCTTTGTAGGCGGAGTAGATCCTTATACGGTGGATGGAGATATCGAGAAGTCACTTCAGACGATGGTGGAACTAGCAGTGATGAGTAATGCCGGCATTGATATTCATTTACATGATGGAAAAGAAGCGGGAAAGAAAACACTGACGCGGTTAGCTGATCTGACGGAAGAAGCTGGCTTGCAAGGAAAGGTCACGGTCAGTCATGCGTTCTGGTTCGCAGGAGCTCAGCAGCAAGAGGCAGAAGAGGTAGCTAAACGGATGGCATCACTGGGTATGACTATTGCATCCACAGTGCCTATTGGAAGAATGATGATGCCACTTCCGATGCTGCATAGCCAAGGGGTAAAAGTGAAGCTGGCAACAGATAGCCTTACCGATCACTGGTCCCCTTTTGGTAATGGAGATCAATTGGAAAAGGCAGGACGTTACGCGGAGTTGTACGGCTGCAACGATGAATTGGCATTATCTCAATCCCTCGGATTTATAACAGGAGGATTAACACCCCTTGATCCAAAAGGCGAGCAGGTATGGCCAAAGGTTGGCGACACTGCTAGCTTTGTGCTGTTGCATGCCAGCTGTTCGGCAGAAGCAGTAGCCCGAAGAGCGCAGCGCCAAGCTGTCTGGTACGAAGGCCGTCTGGTGAGTGGTTCGATAACAAATAGAGACCTGTGA
- a CDS encoding polysaccharide deacetylase family protein → MWAFIILAVDVIVLYMIVPFALTRILGWGVHSDVGAEKEIAFTFDDGPDPCYTPELLDLLKEHGIKATFFVLGKKAKQYPELIERMHREGHQIGIHNYTHTPNWIHFPWTNRRKQVDRTADIVERITGERPIFYRPPWGLLNLGDFFLLRESYRIVLWSVMVGDWKASLSAEQLKDALIKKIKPGSIIVLHDSGDTPWADEEAPLNMITGLEEVLKEMDKKGLKCLRMDELLNKEVSHSREARSRVKHRGQIDL, encoded by the coding sequence ATGTGGGCCTTCATAATTTTAGCAGTGGATGTGATTGTTCTTTATATGATCGTTCCTTTTGCACTTACCCGAATATTGGGATGGGGGGTTCACTCGGACGTAGGTGCAGAGAAGGAAATTGCCTTTACGTTCGATGACGGTCCGGATCCTTGTTATACACCTGAACTTCTAGATCTATTAAAAGAGCATGGCATAAAGGCGACCTTCTTCGTATTAGGCAAAAAGGCAAAGCAATATCCGGAATTGATCGAGCGTATGCACAGAGAAGGACACCAAATCGGCATTCATAATTATACTCATACACCCAACTGGATCCACTTCCCCTGGACCAATAGACGGAAGCAAGTAGATCGCACAGCAGACATTGTTGAGCGAATTACAGGAGAGCGGCCTATCTTTTACCGCCCACCTTGGGGGCTTCTTAATTTAGGGGATTTCTTTTTGCTAAGAGAATCTTATCGAATCGTATTGTGGTCTGTCATGGTCGGAGATTGGAAAGCTTCACTGAGTGCAGAACAATTAAAGGATGCCTTAATAAAAAAAATAAAACCAGGCTCAATCATTGTTCTACACGACAGCGGAGATACACCGTGGGCAGATGAAGAAGCGCCCTTGAATATGATCACTGGATTAGAAGAAGTCTTAAAAGAAATGGATAAAAAGGGTCTGAAGTGTCTTCGGATGGATGAACTGCTGAACAAGGAAGTTAGTCATAGTAGAGAAGCTAGATCCAGAGTCAAACATCGGGGGCAGATTGATCTGTAG